A part of Candidatus Jidaibacter acanthamoeba genomic DNA contains:
- a CDS encoding prepilin-type N-terminal cleavage/methylation domain-containing protein yields the protein MPNKLQKGYTLLELTFVIIIISLLISAIYSGYGLIQNTKLKSIITDSKYFINAVNLFEQTYGSLPGDFPIASNVWGANCDSTPSNCNGDGDGITRFTASSTTQNEALRAWQHLALAGLIKGKYNGVSTVAVFNLDQYNSPVSNYNKSAFWSFYYNYPYNPPDYEGQFIQLVNFYGQNIITPNDAYTIDAKIDDGLPRNGLVWAEGSLCTNSTTPPTYNLGELNQYCWIKFVFRK from the coding sequence GTGCCAAACAAATTGCAAAAAGGTTATACTTTATTGGAACTAACCTTTGTCATAATTATAATTAGCTTGTTAATTTCAGCTATATACAGTGGTTATGGTTTAATTCAAAATACTAAATTAAAAAGCATTATCACTGATTCAAAATATTTTATTAATGCAGTTAATTTATTTGAACAAACCTATGGTAGCTTACCGGGAGATTTTCCGATCGCTTCTAATGTATGGGGTGCAAATTGTGATTCTACTCCGAGTAATTGTAACGGAGACGGAGATGGGATTACAAGATTTACAGCGAGTAGTACAACTCAGAATGAAGCATTAAGAGCATGGCAGCATTTGGCCTTAGCCGGATTGATTAAAGGGAAATATAACGGGGTTTCTACCGTGGCGGTATTTAATTTAGATCAGTATAATTCCCCGGTTTCTAACTATAATAAAAGTGCTTTTTGGAGTTTTTACTATAATTATCCGTATAACCCTCCCGATTATGAAGGACAATTTATCCAGTTGGTGAACTTTTATGGCCAAAATATAATTACTCCTAATGATGCATATACCATTGATGCTAAAATTGATGATGGCCTTCCAAGAAATGGTTTAGTGTGGGCTGAGGGTAGCCTTTGTACTAATAGTACTACACCGCCTACTTATAATTTAGGGGAATTAAATCAATACTGCTGGATAAAATTTGTGTTTAGGAAGTAG
- a CDS encoding prepilin-type N-terminal cleavage/methylation domain-containing protein has protein sequence MNNHSIKGFTLLELSAVILIIGIIIGSISYGASLIDQARLRSIITEANEYMEAINLFEQKYGNLPGDIPTASDLWGTTCDATPSNCNGDGDGIISYSYGTTNQNEALRAWQHLSLAGMIKGSYSGVSSVAGETNIGINAPMSQYNKGGWSFWAYTPYNPPSNEGQYLEIGLFRASNAADNNILTTMDAYSIDSKIDDGYPRNGLVWGYSISGATCYSGSTVTTPYLVNSTGNLCILKFTFRK, from the coding sequence ATGAATAATCACTCGATAAAAGGTTTTACGTTACTTGAACTATCAGCCGTAATTTTAATAATTGGGATAATAATAGGCAGTATTTCCTATGGGGCGAGTTTAATCGATCAAGCTCGGTTAAGAAGTATAATTACCGAGGCTAACGAATATATGGAGGCTATAAACTTGTTTGAGCAAAAATACGGTAATCTACCCGGAGATATTCCGACCGCTTCCGATCTATGGGGTACAACATGCGATGCTACGCCAAGTAACTGTAATGGGGATGGTGATGGTATAATCTCCTATTCGTATGGTACAACTAATCAAAATGAAGCTTTAAGAGCATGGCAGCATCTATCTTTAGCCGGAATGATTAAAGGTTCTTATTCTGGGGTATCCTCTGTTGCAGGAGAAACCAATATTGGGATTAATGCACCAATGTCACAATATAATAAAGGGGGTTGGAGCTTTTGGGCTTATACCCCGTACAACCCGCCTAGCAATGAAGGCCAGTATCTTGAGATTGGCTTATTTAGGGCTTCTAATGCTGCTGATAATAATATTTTAACAACCATGGACGCTTATAGCATAGACAGCAAAATTGACGATGGTTACCCACGAAATGGATTGGTTTGGGGATACTCCATATCAGGGGCTACATGCTATTCCGGTAGTACCGTAACAACACCTTATCTTGTTAACTCAACGGGTAACCTTTGTATATTAAAATTCACATTTAGAAAGTAG
- a CDS encoding type II secretion system protein — protein sequence MKERNMEKYKKTGFSLIELAAVILIIAFLISSISIAYSMIKQASLRSIISEANTFTDAINLFEQKYRSLPGDFPYASVQWGTACDSTPSNCNGNGDGVIEYSYSSLSQNEALRAWQHLSLAGMIIGSYTGVTDLAGTTYIGVNAPMAQYNKKGWSFQNEVRYSHLEQYLEIGGPRLGFPPNDSILPTIDAYSIDNKIDDGYPRNGLVWGATIYGFPGGCYFPDTTTAPYTTDATNGSCILEFTFRKNR from the coding sequence TTGAAAGAGAGAAATATGGAGAAATATAAGAAAACAGGATTTAGTTTAATAGAGTTAGCAGCAGTGATTTTAATAATCGCATTTTTAATTAGTAGTATTTCTATTGCATATTCCATGATTAAGCAAGCGAGTTTAAGAAGTATTATTAGCGAAGCAAACACTTTTACGGATGCTATTAACTTGTTTGAACAAAAGTATAGAAGCCTTCCAGGTGATTTTCCGTATGCCTCCGTTCAATGGGGAACGGCATGCGATTCTACTCCAAGTAACTGTAACGGTAACGGAGATGGGGTAATTGAATATAGTTATTCTTCCCTTTCGCAAAATGAAGCATTAAGAGCGTGGCAGCATTTGTCTTTAGCCGGGATGATTATTGGAAGCTATACCGGGGTTACTGATTTGGCAGGAACAACGTATATAGGAGTTAATGCTCCAATGGCTCAATACAATAAAAAAGGATGGAGTTTTCAAAATGAAGTTCGATATAGCCATTTAGAGCAATATTTAGAAATCGGCGGCCCACGTTTAGGGTTTCCTCCTAATGATTCCATACTTCCTACCATCGATGCTTATAGTATAGATAATAAAATTGATGACGGTTACCCGAGAAACGGCCTTGTTTGGGGAGCTACAATCTACGGTTTTCCGGGCGGTTGCTATTTTCCTGATACCACTACAGCTCCTTATACTACTGATGCAACTAACGGAAGTTGTATTTTAGAATTTACATTTAGAAAAAATAGATAA
- a CDS encoding NUDIX hydrolase, giving the protein MQQEKTYVLPKIYGKAGCIIKINGKLLAVKNAKCHKWDIPSGKPEGEELAYQTAARETYEETGLNAEPIRLLKSSGDFYIFECKIISNEPPNPQVPKEFEDEIEMAKFVEIDFFNEENVRFPEVLKDFKEVFNKVE; this is encoded by the coding sequence ATGCAACAGGAAAAAACATATGTATTGCCGAAAATTTATGGTAAAGCTGGGTGCATAATTAAAATAAACGGAAAGCTGTTAGCCGTTAAAAATGCAAAATGTCATAAATGGGACATACCCTCAGGTAAACCGGAAGGAGAAGAGCTGGCTTACCAAACTGCTGCAAGAGAGACTTATGAGGAGACCGGACTTAATGCTGAGCCTATCAGGTTACTTAAGAGCTCAGGAGACTTCTATATATTTGAATGCAAAATTATATCTAACGAGCCGCCAAACCCCCAAGTTCCTAAAGAATTCGAGGATGAAATTGAAATGGCTAAGTTTGTTGAGATCGACTTTTTTAATGAGGAAAATGTTAGGTTTCCGGAGGTTCTTAAAGATTTTAAGGAGGTTTTTAATAAAGTAGAATAA
- a CDS encoding response regulator, with translation MYFIEKHIESIEKQLKSSDILIIGPDKHEINFIKNTLEKESFSKVSIADTCREALETVEISIPDLIILDMVTQELDGYQTCLKLRSNSKTQHIPIIAKINCKSYSKKKKAFALGINDFLSTPALEVEILTRVKMHLSQSKLFKSLVEFQERLNFELEEARKMLLSLISKDNVHSEISKKNNLSIASYYKTSEELGGDYYAIKEMDDGLVASYIWDFSGHGIRAAINTFRLHSLIQSITGTQVNPAEFLNEINSYLFTMLSRDQFATMFYCLIDIPLQKLTYAATGTPCPYLVSFKHSKVKKLDSTGFPLGIIDNPRYKNHIIDFTNWDLIIFYSDALIETKNRDNILFNLSNFLKNLATSTQDIPSSNISNWLLEKIIFEFDKSYAFNLKDDLTICVISKV, from the coding sequence ATGTATTTTATTGAAAAACATATTGAAAGTATAGAAAAGCAGCTTAAAAGCTCTGATATATTAATTATAGGGCCTGATAAACACGAAATAAACTTTATTAAAAATACCTTAGAAAAGGAAAGTTTTAGTAAAGTGAGCATCGCCGATACCTGCCGTGAAGCTTTAGAAACAGTAGAAATAAGCATTCCTGATTTAATTATTTTAGATATGGTTACTCAGGAGCTCGATGGTTATCAGACTTGTCTAAAGCTTAGATCAAATAGTAAAACACAACATATACCTATAATAGCTAAAATAAACTGCAAATCTTATAGTAAAAAAAAGAAAGCTTTCGCACTTGGAATCAATGATTTTCTTAGCACTCCGGCATTAGAAGTAGAAATACTTACCAGAGTTAAGATGCACTTATCTCAAAGCAAACTCTTTAAAAGCCTTGTAGAGTTTCAAGAAAGATTAAATTTTGAACTGGAAGAAGCAAGAAAAATGCTTTTAAGTTTAATCTCCAAAGATAATGTTCATAGTGAAATTTCTAAAAAAAATAACCTTTCTATCGCCTCTTACTATAAAACCTCAGAAGAACTGGGGGGAGACTATTATGCGATAAAGGAAATGGATGACGGTTTGGTCGCAAGCTATATATGGGACTTTTCTGGGCACGGCATCAGGGCAGCTATTAATACTTTCAGATTACATTCATTAATTCAAAGCATTACAGGAACCCAAGTAAATCCGGCTGAATTTTTAAATGAAATAAATAGCTATCTCTTTACCATGCTAAGCAGAGATCAATTTGCTACTATGTTCTACTGCTTGATAGATATCCCACTGCAAAAGCTAACTTATGCCGCAACCGGCACTCCCTGCCCTTACCTGGTTTCATTTAAGCATTCCAAGGTAAAAAAATTGGATTCTACAGGTTTTCCGCTTGGTATAATTGATAATCCCCGCTATAAAAATCATATTATCGATTTTACTAACTGGGATCTAATAATATTTTACAGCGATGCTTTAATTGAAACGAAAAACCGAGATAACATTTTGTTTAACTTAAGTAATTTTCTGAAAAATCTGGCTACCAGCACTCAAGATATACCAAGCAGCAATATAAGCAACTGGCTGCTTGAAAAGATTATATTTGAATTTGATAAGAGCTATGCTTTTAACCTCAAAGATGATCTGACAATTTGCGTTATTTCAAAAGTCTAA
- the phoB gene encoding phosphate regulon transcriptional regulator PhoB — translation MSKVLKPSILVVEDEESIATVIKYNLQKEGYQVQITSDGEEAIYLAKNSKPDIILLDWLLPSIQGIEVCRVLRETPETSNIPIIMISAKGEEFDRISGLERGADDYIVKPFSPAELIARIKAIFRRLRPAFSNKTLDFEDITMDLMTHSVSRNGVEVKLAPIEFQILQILMEHPNRVLSREALIDKIWGVDIYVGSRTVDVHVTRLRKALIKASPNGEDLIKTIRLAGYCLKTSVRR, via the coding sequence ATGTCGAAGGTATTAAAGCCCTCTATACTGGTAGTAGAAGACGAAGAGTCAATTGCTACTGTAATTAAATATAATTTACAAAAAGAAGGTTATCAAGTCCAAATTACTTCAGATGGCGAAGAAGCAATATACTTAGCTAAAAATAGTAAGCCGGATATCATTCTTCTTGATTGGTTACTACCGTCAATTCAAGGTATTGAGGTTTGTAGAGTTTTAAGAGAAACTCCTGAAACTTCTAATATTCCGATTATCATGATCTCGGCTAAAGGCGAAGAATTTGATAGAATAAGCGGACTTGAACGCGGTGCTGATGATTACATAGTTAAACCTTTCTCTCCGGCGGAGTTAATTGCAAGGATTAAAGCAATATTCAGAAGATTGCGTCCTGCATTTTCAAATAAAACTCTGGATTTTGAAGATATTACTATGGATCTCATGACTCATTCCGTGAGCAGAAACGGGGTGGAAGTGAAGCTTGCGCCTATTGAATTTCAAATATTGCAAATTCTAATGGAGCACCCGAACAGAGTGCTTTCAAGAGAAGCTTTAATAGATAAGATTTGGGGTGTTGATATTTACGTCGGATCAAGAACGGTAGATGTGCATGTAACCAGACTTAGAAAAGCTTTAATAAAAGCTAGCCCTAATGGTGAAGATTTAATTAAAACTATTAGACTTGCGGGATATTGTTTAAAAACATCGGTAAGAAGATAA
- a CDS encoding PAS domain-containing sensor histidine kinase, whose protein sequence is MSYIPAIVVFLIYFFTLVVTLVLGLKVSHYHTVIEPLSFFISLCAAGVINFFILKKISLSKKLAEYQTQIFSTALSNECEFYIILNDNNQIVFLDPNLSSQVKLLGSSLKPSELDSIFELLNLKAAAKNSIMDAINKVIKFSTNTDVLVAFKAVKVKLVAEPFSVYDPNDKTDNIFSNNKRFYVIKGTRLNGDEEIIETVDKLGCGYYELDELGHIIQCNDFFARALGFRREELLDDLVSFSNFIQADLNLNKNEGQNTKTGHLNNTWQGFVTLATKFNEQIHALVVQKAFYSETRTIKKITGYFIKLPDKSLITRARGVEEGWIDHSWQCFFKDSPYPVALLKKDGKITKMNRSLELMVGNHFINDNFINLFSPESQRQIKSEMQKISADIILPIIPLKNLKLANGKITAVYMGRILDLSGNLYGFMPRITDVTQQKEMEESLSHALRMQTIGYLAGSIAHDFNNLLTAILGFCDILLIRHTPEDPSFAHIMQIRQSANRASSLVNRLLAFSRRQTLKPEILNLNEFFGDFYSLIQRLVGAEIQINQEIASDLWYIKFDPVQFEQVVLNLAINAQQSMGENGKLSIRAFNLKLKEHDPYLASCIAPKGEPPAAAGDYIVIEVEDTGIGIDESIANNIFEPFFTTKQDKSGTGLGLSTVFGIVTQSGGKIYFKTKIGEGTTFIVLIPRPVITVEEQNAHKQIQQKTGKDVFGKGLIILVEDEEAVRVFAKHVLISKGYEVIDFALPHQALNEIIVLEKNIDLIITDVVMPGMSGPTLVDEIKKVQPKIKVIFISGFGEEAFNEAYGNARDFNFLPKPFNLKELLLKVKEVIDG, encoded by the coding sequence ATGTCATATATACCTGCAATAGTGGTATTTCTAATTTATTTTTTTACTTTAGTAGTAACTTTGGTTTTAGGGCTCAAGGTATCGCACTATCATACTGTTATTGAGCCATTATCATTTTTTATCTCATTATGCGCAGCCGGTGTTATTAATTTTTTTATTTTGAAAAAGATATCACTTTCTAAAAAGCTAGCTGAGTATCAAACGCAAATATTTTCTACTGCTCTTTCCAATGAATGTGAATTTTATATAATATTAAATGATAACAACCAGATAGTTTTTTTAGATCCTAATCTTTCTTCACAAGTTAAGTTGCTTGGGAGTAGTTTGAAACCTAGCGAATTAGATAGCATATTTGAATTGCTGAATCTCAAAGCAGCAGCAAAAAATTCTATTATGGATGCGATTAATAAAGTTATAAAATTTTCAACTAATACGGATGTATTGGTTGCTTTTAAAGCCGTAAAAGTCAAGCTGGTAGCTGAACCATTTTCTGTATATGATCCGAATGATAAGACTGATAATATTTTTTCCAATAACAAAAGGTTTTATGTTATAAAAGGTACAAGGCTTAACGGTGATGAAGAAATAATTGAAACTGTTGATAAGCTTGGCTGTGGTTATTATGAGCTTGATGAGCTGGGGCATATTATCCAATGTAATGATTTTTTTGCAAGAGCGCTTGGTTTTAGAAGAGAAGAGTTGCTTGATGATTTAGTTAGTTTTTCCAATTTTATTCAAGCTGACCTTAACTTAAATAAAAATGAAGGACAAAACACAAAGACCGGCCATTTAAATAACACCTGGCAAGGTTTTGTAACTCTTGCAACGAAATTTAATGAGCAGATACATGCATTGGTAGTACAAAAAGCTTTTTACTCTGAAACAAGAACCATTAAAAAAATTACGGGATATTTTATTAAGTTACCCGATAAAAGCCTAATTACAAGAGCAAGAGGTGTAGAAGAAGGTTGGATTGATCATAGTTGGCAGTGTTTCTTTAAAGACTCTCCATACCCGGTAGCGTTACTTAAAAAAGACGGAAAGATTACGAAAATGAACCGATCTTTAGAGCTAATGGTAGGAAATCATTTTATTAATGATAATTTTATAAATTTATTTAGTCCGGAAAGCCAAAGGCAAATAAAATCCGAAATGCAAAAGATTTCTGCGGATATAATTTTACCGATCATTCCATTAAAAAATCTGAAACTTGCTAACGGAAAAATAACCGCGGTGTATATGGGGAGGATTTTGGATTTAAGCGGTAACTTATACGGATTTATGCCGAGAATTACAGATGTTACGCAGCAAAAAGAAATGGAAGAGAGCTTATCTCACGCTCTTAGAATGCAAACTATCGGTTATTTAGCGGGATCTATCGCACATGATTTTAATAACTTGCTTACGGCAATCTTAGGTTTTTGTGATATATTATTAATCAGACATACCCCTGAGGATCCATCTTTCGCACATATTATGCAGATTAGACAAAGTGCTAACCGAGCATCAAGCTTGGTTAACCGGTTACTTGCCTTTTCACGTAGGCAAACATTGAAACCCGAGATATTGAATTTAAATGAATTTTTCGGAGATTTTTATTCCTTAATTCAGCGCCTCGTGGGAGCGGAAATTCAAATTAATCAGGAAATAGCCAGTGATTTATGGTATATTAAATTTGATCCTGTGCAATTTGAGCAAGTAGTTCTAAATTTAGCAATTAACGCGCAGCAATCAATGGGAGAGAACGGAAAACTGTCGATCCGGGCTTTTAATTTAAAGCTGAAAGAACATGATCCTTATCTCGCAAGCTGTATAGCACCAAAAGGAGAGCCTCCTGCAGCAGCAGGGGATTATATTGTTATTGAAGTGGAAGATACAGGAATAGGTATTGATGAAAGTATTGCTAACAATATTTTTGAACCGTTCTTTACTACTAAGCAAGATAAATCAGGAACCGGTTTAGGGCTTTCCACCGTCTTTGGAATTGTAACCCAATCGGGAGGAAAGATTTACTTTAAAACTAAAATTGGTGAAGGTACTACTTTTATAGTTTTAATACCTAGACCGGTTATAACTGTTGAAGAGCAAAATGCACATAAGCAAATACAGCAAAAAACCGGAAAAGATGTATTCGGAAAGGGTTTAATAATACTGGTTGAAGATGAAGAGGCGGTAAGAGTTTTTGCTAAGCATGTATTAATAAGTAAAGGGTATGAGGTCATAGATTTTGCATTACCTCATCAGGCATTAAATGAAATTATTGTACTTGAAAAAAATATTGATTTAATCATTACCGATGTAGTTATGCCGGGAATGAGCGGGCCTACCCTGGTTGATGAGATAAAGAAAGTTCAGCCGAAAATTAAAGTAATATTCATATCAGGCTTCGGAGAAGAAGCATTTAATGAGGCTTATGGTAATGCCAGAGACTTTAATTTTTTACCGAAACCCTTTAACTTAAAAGAATTATTACTTAAGGTAAAAGAGGTGATTGACGGTTAG
- a CDS encoding DUF2497 domain-containing protein yields the protein MDTSDNRTQSGANEAASKIDEALQDIRKAMISETNVSSDILELTEVVEDGNSGKVTEKAPPSIKKNIAQLNEAVTNNLNESSEDILKKIDNSVAAKKLRTSPPKFNREDNMQTNQTQPKDVEEQNFNEEQNISPSNKLFIAEEVAKESQDLIRSFIKATTKNHEENINFRSGTTLEDLVIELLKPELSEWLNRNLPNIVKSIVEKEVKKLIPQDE from the coding sequence ATGGATACTTCGGATAACAGAACTCAATCAGGCGCTAATGAAGCGGCATCAAAAATTGATGAGGCATTACAAGATATTAGAAAGGCTATGATTTCTGAAACTAATGTCAGTAGTGATATTCTTGAGCTTACGGAAGTTGTAGAAGACGGCAATTCCGGTAAAGTAACTGAAAAGGCTCCACCTTCTATAAAAAAGAACATTGCTCAACTTAATGAGGCAGTTACTAATAATTTAAATGAAAGTTCTGAAGATATACTAAAAAAAATTGATAACAGTGTGGCTGCTAAGAAGCTAAGAACCTCTCCCCCGAAATTTAATAGGGAGGACAATATGCAAACTAATCAAACTCAACCAAAGGATGTTGAAGAGCAAAATTTTAATGAAGAACAAAATATATCTCCCTCAAATAAATTATTTATAGCTGAAGAAGTAGCTAAGGAATCACAAGACCTAATAAGATCATTTATAAAAGCTACCACTAAAAATCATGAGGAAAATATAAATTTTAGGTCAGGTACTACTTTAGAAGATTTAGTTATTGAATTACTTAAACCTGAATTAAGCGAGTGGCTAAATAGAAATTTGCCTAATATAGTTAAAAGTATTGTAGAAAAAGAAGTTAAGAAGCTCATTCCTCAGGACGAATAA
- a CDS encoding ankyrin repeat domain-containing protein — protein MENKGKRIIAAFIGACLIYTANLAIAEADPTAAADSDDIESKVSSELEELNDSTQPAPSIPPIPQINVDSTMVSPSGAASAQPDKKFKPILKSTISNSEANPVSVTSSPVPLSIEKNDENISDNPTVEPNKAPSKTSEANKGEGSNLPNNFDEKFNYFYSQTQRTLKETKEEAEKAPFIGEQDPLNQMENLYLYSPNINKNKSGSASDKTSKSDVSLKKKNNYSPYIYNRKVYDYRNTIPSPQISKKHYGSNNQHLPKTFYQKEYSEYLFIAAINDDVSSIRAFLEKGADINAQDIKYGYTPLMYSILYNKQKSYNYLITKGADLNIRSNDGKTVAHLAATANNIKAFELLIDYGVDPNIHDNQGNSPYYYSTQFTDEFAYIAVKQYKNMNKALIDFTKNGSIAAVKQTLRLGADTNYKDADGNTALIIAVQKNNVKLAGYLLSKDSNPLLRNKIGLSAIDYAAMNNSKELKDILKTVIITKELEGTEEVNLTKNEERFLNGNSGSDDNNAYKHYSRCNSSNNLKAEHQKNQGKPKGSTKKEVVVVSHGLNKGTERPLIGNEPLKKPKVIVSPPLTKIEPINPVIVLPGTKNNQTVPVVKSQVDPKQNDNITLKVPKVVREPIARKDSKIASDTTKANNTVITAKPERATKVVIKPQTTPKTLITTNTSLQVANSKPLASRSDKELKEEKKVKTLESKQDSKNLAISIKDMVSRPLATQDELSTANEINAASKTPVVPAIPVAPKVLSKPTVLTMPVAPIIPAAPEVLSKPAAAATPVIPVVPVAPVVPPKSSVASTPVIPAISVAPVAPPKPEPKISAPSAVETTPTATVKKPTSLLPY, from the coding sequence ATGGAGAATAAGGGTAAGAGAATTATTGCGGCATTTATCGGAGCATGCCTCATCTATACGGCAAACTTAGCAATCGCAGAAGCAGATCCTACTGCAGCAGCTGATTCGGATGATATAGAAAGTAAAGTGAGTTCTGAGCTGGAAGAATTAAATGATTCTACTCAGCCAGCTCCTTCTATTCCTCCTATACCCCAAATTAATGTAGATAGTACAATGGTAAGCCCGTCGGGAGCAGCTTCTGCACAACCGGACAAAAAATTTAAACCAATTCTAAAATCAACCATAAGCAATTCTGAAGCCAATCCGGTTTCAGTAACTTCTTCACCGGTACCGCTAAGTATTGAGAAAAATGATGAAAATATTTCTGATAATCCTACCGTTGAACCGAATAAAGCTCCAAGCAAAACTTCTGAAGCTAATAAAGGTGAAGGTTCTAATTTACCTAATAACTTTGATGAAAAGTTTAATTACTTCTACTCACAAACTCAAAGAACTTTAAAGGAAACTAAAGAAGAAGCTGAAAAAGCTCCGTTTATTGGCGAACAGGATCCGCTGAATCAAATGGAAAACCTATATTTATACAGCCCGAATATAAATAAAAATAAGTCCGGTTCCGCTTCCGATAAAACGTCAAAATCTGATGTTTCGCTAAAGAAGAAAAATAACTATTCTCCTTATATTTATAACAGAAAAGTATATGATTATAGAAACACTATTCCTTCCCCGCAAATCAGCAAAAAGCATTACGGGTCAAATAATCAGCATTTACCCAAAACTTTTTATCAAAAAGAATATTCTGAGTATTTATTTATTGCAGCAATTAATGACGATGTAAGCAGCATAAGAGCATTTTTAGAAAAAGGAGCCGATATTAACGCCCAAGATATTAAATACGGGTATACTCCGCTAATGTATAGTATTTTATATAATAAACAAAAGTCATATAATTACTTAATAACTAAAGGGGCAGATCTAAATATTAGAAGTAATGACGGTAAGACGGTTGCTCACCTTGCAGCAACCGCAAATAACATAAAAGCTTTTGAACTGCTTATAGATTATGGGGTTGATCCTAATATTCATGATAATCAGGGTAACTCTCCATATTATTATTCAACTCAATTTACTGATGAATTTGCTTATATTGCAGTAAAGCAATATAAAAATATGAATAAAGCCTTAATAGATTTTACCAAAAACGGCTCTATTGCTGCCGTTAAGCAAACTTTAAGGCTTGGTGCAGATACGAATTATAAGGACGCCGACGGTAATACGGCATTAATCATTGCTGTACAGAAAAACAATGTAAAATTAGCCGGCTATTTGCTTTCTAAAGATTCTAATCCTCTACTGAGAAATAAAATAGGTTTATCAGCAATTGACTATGCTGCAATGAATAACTCTAAAGAATTAAAAGACATTCTTAAAACTGTTATTATAACCAAAGAACTTGAAGGAACTGAAGAAGTAAATTTAACTAAAAATGAAGAAAGGTTTTTAAACGGTAACTCTGGTAGTGATGATAATAATGCTTATAAACATTATTCACGTTGTAATTCATCAAATAATTTAAAAGCTGAACATCAAAAGAATCAAGGAAAACCTAAGGGTTCTACCAAAAAGGAAGTTGTGGTAGTAAGCCATGGACTAAATAAAGGTACGGAAAGGCCTTTAATAGGTAATGAGCCACTTAAAAAGCCAAAAGTTATTGTTTCTCCTCCTTTAACTAAAATAGAGCCGATTAATCCTGTTATCGTGCTTCCGGGTACTAAAAATAATCAAACTGTTCCGGTTGTTAAATCGCAAGTTGATCCTAAGCAAAATGATAATATAACATTAAAGGTACCTAAAGTAGTTAGAGAACCTATAGCTCGGAAAGATTCTAAAATAGCTTCCGATACAACTAAGGCAAATAATACCGTAATCACTGCTAAACCTGAACGAGCTACTAAGGTAGTTATTAAACCGCAAACCACTCCTAAAACTTTGATTACCACAAATACTTCTTTACAGGTTGCCAACTCTAAACCTTTAGCATCTAGGTCTGATAAAGAGTTAAAAGAAGAAAAAAAGGTTAAAACTCTGGAAAGTAAACAAGATTCAAAAAATTTAGCAATAAGTATAAAGGATATGGTTTCTAGACCGTTAGCTACGCAGGATGAGTTAAGCACAGCTAATGAAATAAATGCCGCCTCTAAAACTCCAGTAGTTCCGGCAATACCGGTTGCACCTAAAGTCCTATCAAAGCCGACAGTTTTAACTATGCCTGTAGCCCCGATAATTCCGGCTGCGCCTGAAGTTTTATCAAAGCCAGCTGCTGCCGCTACTCCGGTAATTCCGGTAGTACCCGTTGCACCTGTAGTTCCACCTAAATCATCAGTTGCATCTACTCCGGTAATCCCGGCAATATCCGTTGCACCTGTAGCTCCACCTAAACCAGAGCCGAAAATATCGGCGCCATCAGCAGTTGAAACCACTCCTACTGCTACTGTTAAAAAACCTACTTCATTATTGCCTTATTAA